The nucleotide sequence ATTCTACTGGAAAGATTATCATTATACAGATTTTATACAGATTTTATACAGATTTAATGTGTGGTTATTTTGAGGGACACGCGTTAGTTTTTATAGGTGGGCCATTGATATTAAAAAAGTTTGCCTTGTTAATTAATGTATAATTGAATCCTAATACACTAGATAGAATTAGATAATTTTAACGCCGTGATGGTTTAGTTACAAGTTTACAGcactaaataaaaatataaaactgaATTGTTGAATCATGAGAaatctttttactttttttaatattttcattagaactaaaattaaaaaatagttttATAAGCTATgatttttttactaatttttaaaagaaatactCATTtcagttaaaaataaaaataatatttcttaattataattaaaattattttctgtagtatatattaaaataatctatttaattataaaaaacatAAATAAGTTCTAGATTATTTTACAAGGAGTTTCAATTGTTAGAATGTACtttttgttgtttaatttctgtaTTAGCAAAATATTGTACAACTGTAATAATAAAAAAGTTTATTTATACTTCACAATCACTTTTTTTTTCTCAGAGGATAAACGAAataaatatgtaaaaaaaattgaaacatcAAAATTGGaaactattttatttattgactatcacgaaattataatttattattttgatgtcATGAATTCATTATTCAATAGATGAAATCAATTTGAAAGTGAATCTTAAACCttgattaaataaaaaatattggacTCAACAATATGATATTAGCCTGTATTAAAAAGGGTAccgtaaaaaatttaaaatgatttgAATCAACAAAAGTAAtattgtttatttaaaaaaaaaatactacaaGAAAGTTTTACCTTGTAAAGATTATATAGATTTTAATTATGACATTAGcttatatttttagtttttgttaCAGTTAAATTACAAAACATGGTTCTTTATTATCAAAATGGCAGCGGAAGCATGAATTAGGAaatacatttttcttttattttcttttagaaaaaaaattgatatattaATCGTTGTTAGAGCAGTTAAATAATCATcgtattaattaaatttatcattTTATAAAAGATTAATTTATATCAAGATGTTTTTCTTTTAGTCTGTATTTTGGTTGAATTTGGAGAATACATATTATAAAATAGACAAAGCATTTAATTAAAATCACTAAATAATAATTTGGATGGTATATAAAGCTAGCAACATATACCTTACAACGGGTACTTAACTCGAAACTTAGAGTAACAACTAttcactaagttaattatttaaattattaatttggtNNNNNNNNNNNNNNNNNNNNNNNNNNNNNNNNNNNNNNNNNNNNNNNNNNNNNNNNNNNNNNNNNNCCTTTTTCAATtcagaaaatataaaaaactaaCTTTTATAGTTAATTAATATTagtcaattttaatatttaaatttataaatttaaaaattaaaatttaaaatttataatttaaaatttaaaattttaaataaataaaatataaaaaattaactattattagttgaaaagattagTTACCTAACTAGGGCTGGCAATATATACCCTACTCAAGGATATCTAACTCGGACCAACCCGTTCAGGTAGGGTTGTCTACTCTACCTGCTGCGGATAGGATAGGGTAGGGTGTAAATTTGCcttagggtagggtagggtacgggtttagggtatactctatcctaccctacccgcatccttaatatattatataatatatatgtaaaagttatgTATGTAGTGAAAAAAGTAAGTCTTGTACTCACaatctttttcttataaaaatttaaaataatcattaaactagttgatgatcatattatttataattttatattagatttttttaaaattttattatttttaattttaatttgaatttagtttatttctattttattaatatgtatgaaatatggaatgattgaattttatatttatttaaaaaattttgatttttttgtagTAGAAACAGATAAAATAGGGTTAAAAACTTTAGAATGCAGGCAGGATTAGAATTGAGAGATAGATTCTCAACTCGCGAGTCGAAATACCAATACTAAAACTTCCTTAATTTCATCATATATCTTGGTTTGTTCTTCATAATTTGAATTCAAGCCATTTAAGCTAGTTTGAATTTGATCCCAAATCAAATTCGAGGAATTACTATGAGAGTTTGGTATGATGTTCAATGAAAGCATCATTTGTTATGAAtttgtataaaaaattaaaaagaattaaagataATAAGAGAGAATAGAAGAGAAATCTCTAAAATTAGGGGCAAAGAGATAAAGTAGAATTTCCAATTACATCATGCATATCTCACATTATTACGTCATACTCCTATTTATAGTATAATTTTCTAATTGGGCTAGCGGCTAGCCCAATACTAATCCTATCaggttaaatttaaaaaaaaaaattaatctacAAATAAGATTATGGTTGAATTTAAACCCTATCATATCCTATCTATTGGTCATTGATAGCATAGTTGTAAGAATCGAACCGGTGATCAAATCGGTCAggttactggttcactggtttactgattcaaccgataaatcactggttgaaccggtaaAACCAGTTTCACGTAACTAGAAAATATAATAGCAAAGGTATAAAACAACAGCTATTACAAAATACAAATTTACATCAATTGTTCAATGTTGGGAGCATAATCTATTTCCAACAGTTCAATTCAAAGGGTTCCTGTTAGACAAGACAAAAGCAACCATATATGCATTCACTAAAATCTGTTTTGGACATAAAACCAGTTTTGTCAACATGTTTTCAAGCCTAAATCTGCCGAATGATTTAAATTATGAGCAAGATTGGTACCTAACAAAGACAGATGAGAAGCTGAGGAAGACTTGAAGGACTGCTGTTTTGGCttttggggatttagggttagGGGGAAGGGGGCAagggaaatggatcctctccagtttttTCAACATTTGATAAAATATAGTGTAATTTTTCATCTTTGATTTTAATAGTGgaaccaaaaataaataagagagggGGTATACGAGAGAGTGAGAGACATTCGTTttgaaaacgaaaaaaaaaaaaaaaggttttccAAACCGGCCGGTTATACAAAAACCGCCGATTCTTCGGTTTTTATCAAAACCGGACGGTTCAAACCGATTTTATCCGGTTCTATTCCTTATCCGATCAGAATGACTAACCGGACCGACCAAATAACCGGTTCACTGGTTTTCCGGTCGAATCGGCCGATTCGGtccggttcttacaactatgatTGATAGTCCTAATGGCATATGTatctaaaagattttttttttaatttacttgGCTATTAGAGTATATGAAAACTagttaatgataaaaaaaattatttttcttattatAATTAGTAATTTTATTAAATACCATAACTAGTTCAATCTTATTCATCTTTGTTCactcttatttttgtttttaatctaATTTAGGAGCCTCGCTCCAATTCATCCTTTAACAATtagaataaaatcaaaatattttttataatcaaacttagaaatctaaattttatgttttatataaattatctctaacaaaaaataaatgaataatttaattattattaatgttAATACAATTAATCAAAGaacaattatttaataattattaattttttaatttatatggatatcaaataaaaaaatattaaaattatatgtttattaaaaaaataaactagTCAAATGAGTcgatttatttataataaaattatatgtttatttaaaaaataaactagTCAAATGATTCGATTTATTTGACTCATTAATTTATTAGACTTGTATACAGAAACATATATTAGCATATTATTTGAAAGATTTTTTGCTAATAGATTGAAATAATTTTTGAGGTTATTATTTGTAAGACAGtgattttttatatttaagagttattttagatatattttttttaaattttcacgTACTAGAGATCACGTCTAGATCCATTTATAAGATAGTTTGTAAAGTACAAAGATTATAAATTTAAAGGATTAATCTCTGCCTACAAGCAATTAacgcttacaagtcttacaagtgcTTTACCCTCAAACGCGCCTCTTCTGGCATCTGTGTTTCACGCGCCTCTTAACAGACGTTTAaatcaatccaaatcaattagagcgcgaatatataacttccaATTTTCAAAAGATCTCGTTTCCTTTTTTGAATTTCTTGCCTTCTCCTTGGTgcgtttctctttattttttcatTCGTTGTTTTACCTGCGTTTATCACTGGTTTCTTCTTCGTCATTTACGTGCGTTTCTCTCTGTATTCTTGCTtcatttttttcgattttcatggtttctgaaatcaagttttgaaatcgttttgaagataatggatcattCAACTTCAGATTGTCAGTTGAACCAGGGCGAAgtggattttaaatttgaattgaacgaagttcctgaggtgtGATTTAATTTCAGTTAATTATTGAATCTGAATTTGATGTAGTTAGTCATTTATGATTGTCTAGCTGAATAATGCGTGAACATTTACTGTGAAATTCATGtgtgaacattgactgtgaattgaatctaatgtactagttttgattaattttgtGCATTTTATACCAAACattcgggtgtagatcagaattatttgggtgtatattagggaagtttgggtgtatttacagttcatgatttttcttgttattttagttgagttgtcACTGGGGTGTAGATCAGGAatacttgggtgtattttagttgaattgttaatttttttatgatgTACAAAAACTCTATAGTATATCCTTGTTTTTAACATGGTATATTTTGCAGCCCCTCTgtgttgttgatgaccagtttgttcccAAGGTTGGAATGACTTTTACCACCCCTGAAGATGCTGCAAAATTTTACAAGGACTATGCCAAGGCTGCagatttttctacaagagttcggaacataaataagaaggaaaacgagattaagaatcaattgattatatgtagcagagaggaaaaatggaaatctaaaatatcttcGACCAAGAAGACAAATCCCACAGCTGGTTTaaattgtcctgcaagaatttatatacatacattgaaggatgttggtgcttggatcatttcgaAGGTCGAGTTGCATCATTCACATCCTTGTTTCCAActcaagcagagatgctcaaacggcacagggaactaagcatgtccattcgtcgtacaatagagaataatgaGGAGGCtagtatcagaccaagcaaaacttaccaatcatttgttgcggcagCTGGGGGTTACCGCGAGCTAAATTTTATCAAAAaagatgtgaggaattacatcacgaaagaagtgcggaatgtttcggaacaagaagatgcaaaggaattcgggaaatatttattaagaatgaaagagaagaattagaatttctttttcgagctcgaactcgaggacgatcagtcgattaagctggctttttgggccgatgcaaggagcagagctgcctttgagtattttgaagatgttatttcatttgacaccacctacaatactaACAGGTAATATGTTGTTCTtgttttatgatgctaaattaatgttgTTTTATGCTAttgcagaggtgtatattggatgTTTTTGGGTGTATAAAATCATTATTTGGGTGTACATAATGATTTTTCATTCTGCAGTCTCGTAATTTGTTTCAGAgataatttggtttgtggtttTTTTGTCAGGGCGAATCATCACGGTCAGTTAACACTTCTTGGATgcgctttgatgaaaaatgaagaaattgaatcattcaaatggttatttcaatgttggcttcgttaCATGGGAGAAAATGCTTTGAAAGGgattctcaccgatcaatgcgcgTCAATGAAAAGGGCTATAGAGGCTTGTATGCCAATAACAATTCACCGTTGGTTATTTGGCACATCACGAAGAAGATTCTAAGCAAATTAAATGGTACAAGGGACATGCAaaaattgaacaagaaatgagccaagttgtttggaactctcatagcaaagactcatttgatatgaattggaatgattttctgctgaagtatggtcttgtggataacaagtggctttcaggtaatgttgtTTAAAATCTACAGTAGAGGTGTACATTGCATGTTTTTGGGTGTAATATAGTCTGATTTAGGTGTATTCTACAGATCTTTACGAAGACCgacatatatgggttccaatttaTCTGGATCACTACTtttgggcagggatgagaagcacacaaaggagcgagagcatatatttattttttaacaagtttattacacggaacagctcgcttattcaatttgtcaaacaatacgataattgcctcggaagcaaggagcaagcagagagagaatcgaATGCTGtagattttcatacggtcataccgtgtgcaacaaaatcctccattgaagcttagtttcaacatgtgtacactcaccaaaagtttagggaagtccaagcacaattcagagggAAGGCAAATTGCATCACAAGATTAATGAACtctgctctaggctattcagtatacgaagttggagaacaagtttccagctcaatattcaacataTATGGACCCTCAGCATATACCCTCATTCTTGAAATTACATATCCcttaaaacacaaaataaatcaaaatatatgaataaattaaataaaaaaatacacccAAGAAATCACAAACTACCCCTTATGTtgaacaaaaatacacccaaatattaaaatacaaaacacAGAAACAACTTACAACGAATTTGTTTAGCTTCATTCTGGCTTCATAGGGACATGTCTTGTGATACGGGTCAAGTATATGAAATTTTCTCTTTCTTACATCAGCTACCCATAGCCACCAATGCGCTGAATAGCAAACAGGTGCTAAAATCTGAAACATGTCCACATTGAACAGTGTTTTAGTTTAATTGGCACATAAGTAAAGAATTATgataagaagttttagaaatgaaaacttacatatggatgtgatgctaattttttgaggtccaaaaagggtataaacattgggtagtcttcAACCCTAAATGGCTTTTTGGTTTTAGGCTGTAAGAATTCGCCATCTGGATGATTTCCAATTGTCATGTTCTGCAATATTTGTGAAACACCAAATGAAATAAttaatacacccaaatgaatacagaaaatacacccaaatgaatacaaAAAATACACCCAAGGTTGAATTGAAGTACACTTTACCATAATACtggggggagacagtatatttcttcttgaaatcttttaatgttttcttGGTTTAGGATCAGGCAGATAGCAGTGACGATctagaaaaaaaaactaaatcaatTTACATGAATTGCACTTATATTTCATGATAAAatcattaatgttattctaatattacctcagCTTCTATATGTGTATCAGCTTTCAGAGATGCAAAGTCGATTTTTGACAAAATGAATCGATCTTGGGCTTTGAGGGTGCAAACTCGGTCATACTCATTAGTGTTTCCATCACCGTATGTCTTCACACGTGTGGCCCAGACGTAACATTTCTCTTTCATTTCATCCGAGATCTCGTTTCTCTTCAGAGGAGTTTCAAACTTTTCAAAACTTTCTTCGCCACTATGCTTTTGAATCTGTGGACTTTTACCTTCTGTTTTCACCACACTGCTTGCAATTTTTTCCACCAGCTCCCCTAATTGTTCTATTAGTTTTGGCATTTCAGGAGTTTTTACCCTCTGCCCCTCTtgcgttgctgcttcttcttgttttgaACCAGTCAAGCCAAGGTTGAATGATGGCATCGGACATTCTTTAGGAATATAGGATGTTGTCCGTGCCATCGTCATCAGTGCAGCAACGTCTTCTGGGACTGGATTACTGCGTGATGACATATAACatactataagaataagaatagacGAATGATATTGAAAACTAAATTTTATTCGGCTGAACTTACATTTTGGATGGAGCTAGTGGAACCGTGGGTGTGCTTTCATCATGTTTCGGGGGTTCTGGAGTGCTGCAGGATTAGATAAAATGaatcatattataaaaaaaacaGTTACAGATCTTATGTGAAGATATACACCCAAGTAAGTAAAATGTACACCCAACaaggacaatatacacccaaacaatAACCAAATACACCTCAATATTATTCCTTACttttttgttctttcttcattaattttcTCACTTGGAGACTTTACAGGGGTTGGTTCAATTTTTGGCACAGGGGTTGTCTGGGACAGAGGAAGATAAACTTGAATCGAAACCCtaaacaagacaaaaataaaaagttaagaaAGCCCGTGAAAATTCATGATTATAATGTTGAAATTTACATGTAAAACTCACATTGAAAGCGCTTCAGTTTGTGACTCTGTCTCTACCCTCACAACCATCATGTTCTGTTCAGCTGGGTCATTGGGTGATTCTTCTAATAGAATCAACTTGAAATACACAAAAAAAAGTCAAAATATACCTGAAGCATTCAAAAGAAACACATGCTttattttttgagaacttacgtagttgcagtttttgcttttttttcctgcctttttttcttaaataaaatattaaagggtttttttctaaaaaaatatatacaaaattagAAGCAGAagataataaaagataaaagcAACCAGTattagaaagagaaattacatgctatCCGCCAGTTTGTTTATGCTGCTTTGATCTGTTTGTCCTTAAGACAAAGGATCATTCTCACTTCCTAAGTTCACTTCGGGGATTCTAAGCATAGAATAAACATCATTCATTAAAAATGCTATACAGTTAAATCaggataacaagattttatcaaataaaggTTCTTACGTTTCAGATGAGTCATAGTGACTTTCTGTCGATGGCAACGAAGATCCCTTCTTCCTAGGAAACCAAAAACAATTATCAGCAACCAAAAATACCTTAGAATGCATACTATACACCCAAATATAACAAACCCATGTGTAACAGCTTTTTCATTGGCTTTCTTCTTTTTTGATTCCCTTAAGAATTCTTCTAATACTTCAGTTTCAAGTTCAGATCTAGCAGTACATGCATaaaagaacatgttaacaaatataattttgatgataAATGGTAATATAGCTTTACAAAGTATCTTACCCATCATAGGATTGAGTTTGTTCAGGAGACGAATCCTCAACAATGAGCTTTCTCTTTTTGGGTTGCATCTTGGAAAAAAACAGTGaatcagaaaaacaaaataaaattgatcATAAAATACTATCCAAAGCAGTGCTTACTTTTTGGCTGTAGTCtgaattttttctttgttttttatttttttattggtgATGATTCTTCACTTCTGAAAGTTAATGAGAAATAGTGTGTTAAttcatcaaattttgaaaataaacggAAAAGAAAGCAATGATAATTTTAGAATCTTACTCATCATTCGATTCAGTTTCTGAATTGGAATCCTCCTGAATCTGCTTCCTTTTTTGGATCCCATTCTGCAAGACAAACAATCATTAGTAAAAAACACCCTAAAAGTGACAAAATACACCCTAAAAGtgacaaaatacacccaagtatATTACTTACTTTTTGGCTGTTCGGGTGGGTTGTTTCATTTTTGgttcctctgagtcttcttcagtctcagactcagaggaaGAATAGACTTCAGTTTCAGATGTATCGCTCTCAGATGATGATGAACttgccttcttcttttttttctttcttttctttttgcttcatttgtttcaatttctcttttgtttCTGCCATCTTTACGATTCCCTGAAACAGTAGAAATGTTAGTTAACAGCATCCAtgtaaataaaatacacccaaggtATTCTGTTTACTTACTATATGTCCATCCATTTCTGCTCTCATCCTTTCAACCAACTGCTCTCTAttccagttggcaatccagggtTGTGCAggtctttcttctcctttcttgtctttattttttgacAGATGGAAATAGACTATCATCAGGGCAAACAGGCAGTCGTCGattgactttttctttttcaaattgtaATTAGCTATGCCCTTGATGATGAAATTCAGAACATGGGCTCCCCAGTCGCCCTCCTTTATTTTGTCTATCTTAAAAATTGGAGCTAGGTACATaggagagattttgtttattgtggTTGGCAAcaggaacgccatctgtatatagaggatgaaaatcctcttgaacatgaAGCGATCCTGTtcatttccaacaccaatactcatcATCTCATCCGTCAGATTTTTTAGATTCTTtccctggaatcttctaaaaatctGTTTGTTCTCTTCAGAAAGTTCCTTATAACTGACTTTCTCAAGAAACAGATCTCctacaaaaaagaaaacaactTAAACTGAAAATCacttgaaatacacccaaacatcaCTCATATACACCCCAATATCACTCATATACACCTATGTTTGTTTCTTGATTATATGATAGCAGAATAAGATATTACGAAGAATGGAAGTATAGAGGTTTTCTGTAATGAGTTACCTGATGCGTTGAGACCAAGTGCAGCCCCCTATTGTGCTGGGTTTAACTCTAAACGAACCGTAGCTGGTTTTGAGTGtgtttttttccaatttaaaGGAGTTAGCCAACTCCTTTAATAGTTTGTGATGTACCCTCATTGGCGGGATGTGCATCAGTCCACCAAAACCTAAATCCCGAACAATTGCTTTCTTTTCCTCGCTCATATGTTCAAATTTTTCACTCAACAATTTGGTTGCACACTTCAagtctttggtttgctgtaaacaaagcaaaattagagtCATTAGAATAAGAtatatttgtattaaaaaaaattgacttaTTCTAaaacatatatttgttcttacattctaTTTTTTTCCACCTTAGTTTTTGCTTGCCATTTTTACTGCAATGAAAAAGAGATGCTGTCAATagataaaaaatacacccaaaaatcagAGACATACACccatatatcagtcagatacacCCAAATATCAGCCACATACACCCAAACCCATTCCCATAAACATTTTGTTTTTTCAATTAAACGAAATTAAATCAGTTCAAAATCATATTCAATTCACCCAAACATGCATAAAATGACACTACAAGGTCAAGCACAATTAGAACAGTACTAGTTAGACTTCAAAACACCTAATATATATGTCAGTCCCATACACCTCTACATTTTTTGGATTATATGACATTATATGAGTTCAGAAATATATTTAAGTTCAAAATGCCACTAGAAGCAACAGTCACATGCCAAGTCcgaaatatacacccaacaatcgGCCATATACACCCAAAAATCTGTCATATACACCCAAAAATCAGTTAGAAGAGGAAGAGTCTTTCATGTAAACATGCACAAAACTACTTTAAAAACATGTAAACATGCACAAAATATATACCAAACAGATCAAAGCATACGTTAAAGCATTCACTAGAAGTATGTAAGATAGCATAAACGAAGAACAGTTTCATCAGAACATTAATATGAGATCTAaaacaagaagaacagtaaaacctagaagaacCTAGAAGAAACAGAGAGAGAAATACTGACCATATAGTGCTTCGATTTCAAAATCAGAAACAGAAATATGAAAAACTttgaagaacagtaaaacagtaccttgaataatgtttgttccttctttttggtgttttttgATGGAGATTGCTATACTTTCTACTTGATTTCTTCTAGTTTTCGCGAGGAGTTAGAAGGTTTCTTCAGAATCGTAGTTGGTTTGGAATGTGGTTTGAATCTCGACGGTTTGGGTAttaattgaggaagaagaggaagagtctaTCATAATGAGCGTGTTTTGGAAAAACGCAACGGGTGATTAAGGCGCGTGCGTTTTATGCTCGATTGTAAAGGAGTGGTGCGCGTGGTTTTTTCTTGGGCTTGGGCCAACTTGTATAGCACGTCCCCTCTAGCTTCCTCTCCTTGCCATCCCCTGCGTCTTCTCCGCCAAAATCTCAGCGCCTCCCTTTCGTTCTGGATCAGAAAGGTTGGCTTACCTCTTTTAAGTAGTTTTCGAGGATTCATCGCGAGTGGTTCCACTGTTTGCGCAGCAAAATCAATAGCAACAGCAAGAATAAGATGTGTGGTTGAATCTGGTTTATGTCTTTTTGTAAACTTGTAATTGCGGTTTTAGATTGCTATtgatgtgattatgattatgattgagcTACTGttattgcaattgaaataagagCCCTAGGTTTTTGGCAAGCATTTGCACCTAATTGTGACTAGACAATACGTGATTGAATGAGAATGCATTTGAATGTTAGTGTTTTGATTTCTCGTAATTTAGATGCTGTATTTTTGCATTTCAGTTACAGTTGATTGAAGAACAGGGATTTTGGTAAGGGTGTTTAAACTTGAAACATGGAAATGGACCCCTGACTCATTAAGATTTTGGAATGATGAGTGCTATTTTCGTTTCTTTTAGTGCAACTCAAAGTTCAGAGTTGTTTTCAGTTGATATTTGTTGTGACTAGCTCtttcaatttcttgcaatttcttGTCCATAAGGTGTG is from Arachis ipaensis cultivar K30076 chromosome B01, Araip1.1, whole genome shotgun sequence and encodes:
- the LOC110262592 gene encoding uncharacterized protein LOC110262592, coding for MDHSTSDCQLNQGEVDFKFELNEVPEPLCVVDDQFVPKVGMTFTTPEDAAKFYKDYAKAADFSTRVRNINKKENEIKNQLIICSREEKWKSKISSTKKTNPTAGLNCPARIYIHTLKDVGAWIISKVELHHSHPCFQLKQRCSNGTGN